GCAACGACTCCGGCGTCTCGTTGGCAGGCGAGATGTTGCTGGCCGTCGCCTCCGATTCGTCAGCCATTCACCCGAACTAGGTATCGTGGCTGTTATAGGCTTTGTTCTCTTGGCAGGACGATAAGATTGATAACTGCCACAGGGCTACCCCTTCTAAGGAATGTCTGGAGGAAGTAGCATCGTCGACGAGGACACCGCTCGCGCCGTCAATAGCGGCCGTGAAACTGTCGGCGCGATGCTTTCGACGGCTCAGGACCACTTACGGAAAGTTTTCATCGTCTTCCTACTCGGTTTCTTGGGGTCGTTCTACGCACTGCGCATCGCTATCTGGCCGTTTCTCAAGGAAGTCACCCGGTCCCAGATGTCCGCAAGAATCGCGGGCGACGTGCAGTTCATCGCGGTGACTCCCTTCGACGTCATCCTCTTACAGGCGAAGATCGGGGCTATCTTCGGCATCATCATCGCGCTTCCAGTGCTTCTGTACTACGCACGCGACTCGTTCCGCCAACGCTCGTGGTACCCAGAACACGGCGTTCCGCTGTGGAAGCTCTTCTTGATAGGACTGCTCGGGTTCGCGCTCTTCTTCGGTGGCATCCTCTACGGCTACGGGGTCTTCTTCCCCATCATGTTCGACTTCCTCGCCGGAAACGCCATCAACGCGGGGCTCGAACCGAGGTACTCCATCGTCAAGTGGACGGAGTTCATCGCGTTCCTCTCGCTGTCGTTCGGACTCGCGGCCGAACTCCCGCTCGCTATGAGCGGTCTCGCGTACACGGGCATCGTCCCGTACGAGACGTTCCGCGACAAGTGGCGATACGCCGTCGTCGGTATCTTCGCCTTCGGCGCAATCGCGTCGCCGCCGGACCCGTTCACCCAAATCATGTGGGCTGCGCCGCTCGTCCTCTTGTACGCGTTTAGCCTCTATCTGACGAAGATAGTCGTCACGCTGAAGCGCGGTAGCGAGCGCCTGAGTTTCTTCGGCGTGATTCGTGACAACGGGATTCGAACCATCGGTTCCGCCGCGTTCGTCTTCCTCGCAGTTCGGATGTTCTTCGCGGAGTTCGGTCTCACGTACTTCAACACCTCTCTCCCGGCGAAGTGGCAACTCCTGCCCATCTCGGAGTGGACTGGAATGCCGCGAACGCAGTCCATCAACCTCGTCGCTGGCGGGTTCGCGTTCGTCGCCTTCGTCGTGGCGTTCCTCTACTACCTGACGCAGGCACTGAACGAGATTTCGGTCGAATCTGCCGCCCCCCCGACTGCGGGCGCTCCGGCCGACATCGACATCGAGACCCTCGACGCTGGCGCGGTTCGGGCCGCACCGCCCGAAGCGTTCACCGACATGACCGAGGAAGAAGCCGTCGGCCACGCTCGCGAAGCGAT
The sequence above is a segment of the Halorussus halophilus genome. Coding sequences within it:
- the tatC gene encoding twin-arginine translocase subunit TatC, which translates into the protein MSGGSSIVDEDTARAVNSGRETVGAMLSTAQDHLRKVFIVFLLGFLGSFYALRIAIWPFLKEVTRSQMSARIAGDVQFIAVTPFDVILLQAKIGAIFGIIIALPVLLYYARDSFRQRSWYPEHGVPLWKLFLIGLLGFALFFGGILYGYGVFFPIMFDFLAGNAINAGLEPRYSIVKWTEFIAFLSLSFGLAAELPLAMSGLAYTGIVPYETFRDKWRYAVVGIFAFGAIASPPDPFTQIMWAAPLVLLYAFSLYLTKIVVTLKRGSERLSFFGVIRDNGIRTIGSAAFVFLAVRMFFAEFGLTYFNTSLPAKWQLLPISEWTGMPRTQSINLVAGGFAFVAFVVAFLYYLTQALNEISVESAAPPTAGAPADIDIETLDAGAVRAAPPEAFTDMTEEEAVGHAREAMEADDAAKAQAILDRYDELHPDEDEEAEGEAAGDDGEGGDGEGGEGGEEATFPREPERPDRSDNVVQSTAAGMADAFTEDETTEDDIGGWFYDIRFIFESLTSKMFRIVAVFMAVLAGTFYFLYSGGIGDIKEDFLQRLPAAVRPETGSSQQVLDIVTLHPVEALVFEVKISTLLGAVAVLPLITYYAWPALKERGLASGNRNVFVLWAGTLTVGLVAGSAIGYAYVAPEIISYLVADARRAEMIISYRVSNFFWLVFFTTAGIGLLADIPLSMVLFERGGIVSFDAMKDRWREVTIAVFAVAGLATPDSLYTMFLLAIPLSLAYLLGLGILWVITLGGRW